One genomic segment of Naumovozyma castellii chromosome 7, complete genome includes these proteins:
- the RRT14 gene encoding Rrt14p (ancestral locus Anc_2.234) has protein sequence MSSFSKTSQLQATSAVNSLLSNILPGSSKIKVRNEDQLTSRKKQKKSKAQLIDQNLKKRVELQERDVFKIKKKEKKQQKNKIKSRKVEHQQLDQLAKLEVLKKHKKEGTLTPREQEYLNKVIKLNTASAKSWELDDEEKEELKEIQKFILDKTTSSRDLKRKSKRRNKVKQFKEDIKQSTNNVSDHRYPGLTPGLAPVGLSDEEESSEEDDNGEDY, from the coding sequence ATGTCTTCATTTTCGAAAACATCACAGTTGCAAGCAACGTCGGCAGTGAATAGTCTGCTATCAAACATACTTCCCggttcttcaaaaattaaagTTAGAAATGAAGATCAATTAACGTCAaggaagaaacaaaagaagtCAAAGGctcaattaattgatcaaaatttaaagaaaagagtAGAATTACAGGAGAGAGACGtgttcaaaatcaaaaagaaggagaaaaaGCAACAGAAGAATAAGATCAAATCTCGAAAGGTAGAACATCAACAATTAGATCAATTAGCAAAATTGGAAGTACTAAAGAAACACAAAAAAGAGGGAACTTTGACTCCAAGAGAACAGGAGTATTTGAATAAAgtaattaaattaaacaCAGCCAGCGCTAAGTCATGGGAGctagatgatgaagaaaaagaagaattaaaagaaatacaGAAATTTATATTAGATAAGACAACCTCTTCAAGGGActtgaagagaaagagcaagagaagaaacaaagtCAAGCAGtttaaagaagatattaaGCAATCAACTAATAATGTATCCGATCACAGATATCCTGGTTTAACGCCTGGTTTAGCTCCAGTTGGATTAagtgatgaagaggagtcatctgaagaagatgataatggGGAAGATTATTAA
- the YDJ1 gene encoding type I HSP40 co-chaperone YDJ1 (ancestral locus Anc_2.243) encodes MVKDTKLYDVLGVSPTAGDSEIKKAYRKSALKYHPDKNPTEEGAEKFKEVSAAYEILSDSEKREIYDQFGEEGLNGGGPGGPGGFGGFGGFGDDIFSQFFGGAGAGAGRPRGPQRGRDIKHEIAATLEELYKGRTAKLALNKQILCKTCEGRGGKKGAVKKCSSCNGQGVKFVTRQMGPMIQRFQAECDVCSGTGDIIDPKDRCKTCNAKKVTNERKILEVHIEPGMKDGQNIVFKGEADQAPDVIPGDVIFVVAQKPHKHFQRSGDDLVYEAEIDLLTAIAGGEFALEHVSGDWLKVSILPGEVISPGSKKVIEGKGMPIPKYGGHGNLIVHFTVKFPQKHFADEDSLKKLEEILPPRKKISIPANATVDDCVLSEYDPSKSSARRGGQSYDSDDEDQQGGEGVQCASQ; translated from the coding sequence ATGGTTAAAGATACTAAATTATACGATGTTCTAGGTGTTTCACCAACCGCCGGTGATTCTGAAATCAAGAAAGCCTACAGAAAATCAGCTTTGAAATACCATCCAGATAAGAATCCAACTGAAGAAGGTGCCGAGAAATTTAAGGAAGTTTCTGCAGCCTATGAAATTCTATCCGATTCTGAAAAGAGAGAAATTTACGATCAGTTTGGTGAAGAAGGTCTAAATGGTGGTGGCCCAGGTGGTCCAGGTGGATTTGGAGGTTTCGGTGGTTTCGGTGATGATATCTTTTCTCAATTCTTCGGTGGTGCTGGTGCCGGTGCCGGTAGACCAAGAGGTCCACAAAGAGGTAGAGATATTAAACATGAAATTGCTGCCACTTTGGAAGAACTTTATAAAGGTAGAACTGCAAAGTTGGCTTTGAACAAACAAATTCTTTGTAAGACCTGTGAAGGTAGAGGTGGTAAGAAGGGTGCTGTCAAGAAATGTTCCAGTTGTAATGGTCAAGGTGTTAAATTTGTGACAAGACAAATGGGTCCAATGATTCAAAGATTCCAAGCGGAATGTGACGTCTGTAGTGGTACCGGTGATATCATTGATCCAAAGGATCGTTGTAAGACATGTAATGCCAAGAAGGTTActaatgaaagaaaaatattggaagtTCACATTGAACCAGGTATGAAAGATGGTCAAAACATTGTTTTCAAAGGTGAAGCCGATCAAGCTCCAGACGTTATTCCAGGTGATGTTATTTTCGTTGTTGCTCAAAAGCCACATAAGCATTTCCAAAGATCTGGTGATGATTTAGTATACGAAGCCGAAATAGATTTACTAACGGCTATTGCTGGTGGTGAATTTGCACTAGAACATGTTTCAGGCGATTGGCTAAAGGTTTCCATCTTGCCAGGTGAAGTTATTTCCCCAGGTAGTAAAAAGGTTATTGAAGGCAAAGGTATGccaattccaaaatatgGTGGTCACGGTAACTTGATTGTCCATTTCACAGTTAAATTCCCTCAAAAGCATTTTGCCGATGAAGATAGTTTGAAAAAGTTAGAAGAAATCCTACCCCCAAGAAAGAAGATAAGCATCCCAGCCAATGCTACTGTTGATGATTGTGTATTATCTGAATACGATCCAAGTAAATCAAGTGCTCGTAGAGGAGGCCAAAGTTACGATtccgatgatgaagatcaACAAGGTGGTGAAGGTGTGCAATGTGCATCTCAATGA
- the GCD10 gene encoding tRNA 1-methyladenosine methyltransferase subunit GCD10 (ancestral locus Anc_2.246) has protein sequence MDPLTKICADQYVVMRLPSDNCKLVELKVDSSVSLGKFGAFNVNDILGYPLGTKFEICYDEDTAAEPIPTSGKFKNKIPIGRIRVLDDSTLIEEEKLNNFDSSENNQDLINMGSDIQKLTSDEIEELKKQSVSGNEIISKIIESHGNFHKKTVYSQEKYLKRKKQKFDKIFTVDYLSSSALLQYLIDKSDIQRIMDMSQESLGMLLNLANVRSNGTYLCMDETGGLLVYFLLERMFGGLNDSTDTGKIVVLHENEHPNLDLLKFSNYSEKFINEHVITVSLLEFFEPPTMEEVEQRFAPLKKEQLYELKSGKKNTYYRKLKWYHNQLEIMKVTNEIEYDALIVASTLQLTSLIPKLGEKVHGSRPIVCYSQFKETLLELSHQLYSDLRFLAPTIFETRCRPYQSIRGRLHPVMTMRGGGGYLMWCQRVLPASEPEVTNNIEVRQEEEGESSNDITKKQKLTV, from the coding sequence ATGGATCCACTAACAAAAATATGCGCTGACCAATACGTGGTTATGAGATTACCTTCAGACAACTGTAAATTGGTGGAGTTAAAAGTTGATTCTTCTGTCTCGCTGGGGAAATTTGGTGCATTTAATGTCAATGATATTTTAGGGTATCCTCTTGGAACCAAGTTTGAGATTTGTTACGATGAAGACACTGCAGCTGAACCAATACCAACTAGTGGtaaattcaagaataaaATCCCTATTGGTAGGATTAGGGTTCTTGATGATTCTACTTTGattgaagaggaaaaattgaacaacTTTGATAGCAGTGAAAATAATCAAGATTTGATCAATATGGGGAGCGACATCCAGAAGTTGACTAGTGATgagattgaagaattaaagaaacaatcaGTTTCTGGTAACGAAATTATATCCAAGATCATTGAATCTCACGGTAATTTCCATAAGAAGACTGTTTACTCACaggaaaaatatttgaagagaaagaaacaaaaatttgataagaTATTTACGGTGGATTATTTGAGCAGTTCCGCCTTGTTGCAATACCTAATTGATAAAAGCGacattcaaagaattatgGACATGTCACAAGAATCACTTGGTATGCTTTTGAATTTGGCTAATGTAAGGTCTAACGGAACGTACCTTTGTATGGATGAAACGGGAGGCCTGCTAGTTTACTTCCTTCTCGAGAGAATGTTTGGTGGACTTAATGACTCGACCGATACTGGGAAGATAGTAGTGTTACATGAAAACGAACATCCTAATTTGGACTTACTAAAATTCTCTAATTattctgaaaaattcatcaatgagCATGTTATTActgtttctttgttggaGTTTTTTGAGCCGCCAACCATGGAAGAAGTGGAACAAAGGTTTGctccattgaagaaagaacaactatatgaattgaaaagtGGCAAGAAGAACACATATTATAGAAAACTAAAATGGTATCACAATCAATTagaaataatgaaagtcacaaatgaaattgaatatgaTGCCTTAATTGTGGCATCTACGTTGCAATTAACTTCTCTGATACCGAAGCTTGGTGAAAAAGTTCATGGTTCTAGGCCGATTGTTTGCTATAGCCAGTTTAAGGAGacattattggaattatcTCATCAGTTATATTCTGACTTGAGATTTTTAGCACCTActatttttgaaactaGATGCAGACCATACCAATCCATAAGAGGAAGACTACATCCAGTCATGACAATGAgaggtggtggtggttaTTTGATGTGGTGTCAAAGAGTCCTTCCTGCGTCAGAACCTGAAGTcacaaataatattgaGGTAAGACAGGAGGAGGAAGGAGAAAGTAGTAATGACataacaaagaaacaaaagtTGACCGTTTAA
- the NCAS0G02970 gene encoding SUN domain-containing protein (ancestral locus Anc_2.239): protein MKFSTALSFASIVSSAAMASALPQVNHGHQHKRAVAVKYVYETVVVDGNGKTLTPALAEATNVNEIPVATATVNADKKAVSAAATTATTATTLAPTTTSAKTTSTVAPAQSKASSVAPQASTAAASSSSSSSSSSSNGIYGDLASFSGPSSKFEDGTIACDQFPSGQGVISVDWVGGNGWSGIENTDTSTGGSCKEGSYCSYACQPGMSKTQWPSEQPADGRSVGGLLCKNGFLYRSNTNTDYLCEWGVEAADVVSELSQGVAICRTDYPGTENMVIPTYVEAGNTLPLTVVDQDSYYTWRGLKTSAQYYVNNAGVSVEDGCVWGTDGSGVGNWAPLNFGAGSTNGISYLSLIPNPNNKSPLNFNVKIVAADDNSQVDGNCYYENGSFVGGEDGCTVAVRSGKAKFVLYN, encoded by the coding sequence atgaaattctCTACTGCTTTGTCCTTTGCatcaattgtttcttccGCTGCTATGGCTTCTGCCTTGCCTCAAGTTAACCACGGCCATCAACACAAGAGAGCCGTTGCTGTTAAGTACGTCTACGAAACCGTCGTCGTTGATGGTAACGGTAAGACTTTAACTCCAGCCCTTGCTGAAGCCACTAACGTCAACGAAATTCCAGTTGCTACTGCAACTGTTAACGCAGACAAGAAGGCTGTTTCTGCCGCTGCTACTACGGCCACCACTGCCACTACCCTTGCTCCAACCACTACTTCCGCCAAGACTACTTCTACTGTGGCACCAGCTCAATCCAAGGCTTCATCTGTCGCTCCTCAAGCTTCCACCGCCGCCGCTTCTTCTTCCAGTTCTTCCAGTTCTTCCAGCTCTAACGGTATCTACGGTGATTTAGCTTCTTTCTCTGGTCCATCATCCAAGTTTGAAGATGGTACCATTGCCTGTGACCAATTCCCATCTGGTCAAGGTGTCATCTCCGTCGACTGGGTTGGCGGTAACGGCTGGTCTGGTATTGAAAATACTGATACCTCCACTGGTGGTTCTTGTAAGGAAGGTTCTTACTGTTCTTACGCTTGTCAACCAGGTATGTCCAAGACCCAATGGCCATCTGAACAACCTGCCGATGGTAGATCTGTCGGTGGTTTGTTGTGTAAGAACGGTTTCTTGTACCGTTCCAACACTAACACTGATTACTTATGTGAATGGGGTGTTGAAGCCGCTGATGTTGTCTCTGAGTTGAGCCAAGGTGTTGCTATCTGTAGAACTGATTATCCAGGTACTGAAAATATGGTCATTCCAACTTATGTCGAAGCCGGTAATACTTTACCATTAACTGTTGTGGACCAAGATTCTTATTACACCTGGAGAGGTTTGAAGACTTCTGCTCAATACTACGTTAACAACGCCGGTGTTTCTGTGGAAGATGGTTGTGTTTGGGGTACTGATGGATCTGGTGTCGGTAACTGGGCTCCATTGAACTTCGGTGCTGGTTCCACTAACGGTATCAGTTACTTATCTTTGATTCCAAATCCAAACAACAAATCTCCATTAAACTTTAACGTTAAGATTGTTGCCGCTGATGATAACTCTCAAGTCGACGGTAACTGTTACTACGAAAATGGTAGCTTCGTTGGTGGTGAAGACGGTTGTACCGTTGCTGTTAGATCTGGTAAGGCTAAATTCGTCCTTTACAATTAG
- the AQR1 gene encoding Aqr1p (ancestral locus Anc_2.242), whose product MSSDSILYTDEDEAGSIENLTREYTGDNKPKELIEAVASKDGLYHLNGTLSRATTREIDGDSLQSSDEEKNEQASESTSPYTLLTYKQKWGMVALLTMCGFWSSLGSPIYYPALRQLEKQFGLDENKVNVTVVVYLLFQGIAPTISGGLADVFGRRPVILIGMLIYVVASIGLACAPSYGVIVFLRIIQSIGISPTIAISSGVVGDFTLKHERGTFVGATSGLVLLGQCFGSLIGAVLAAAWNWRAIFWFLTIGCGTSFIIAFLLLPETKRTLVGNLSIRPKNPFNFAPVLLLKPVQKMFKLNDPDYDSVDPNKPRFDLTSALKICAQPEILLSLFPGGLQFALWTVMLSSISSTLSVAPYNYRLTIIGVCYLPGGVGGLLGSMLTGRFIDFLYKRARSDYERKKASGELPEDAVFNTFQVRLRAILPQNFIAVISFLLFGWSADKGWKIPAMLITSCVSSFCAMSTLSSSTTLLVDLYPKKASTASSCFNFIRCSLSSIFMGCFAKMKHSMTVGGTFTFMVGLIFVGNFLMFIPMKYGMQWRLEREAKDLAREQAKHDEKEASLNKNTQQEKKKKRFFFF is encoded by the coding sequence ATGTCATCTGATAGCATATTATACACGGATGAGGATGAGGCTGGCTCCATTGAGAATCTTACAAGAGAATACACTGGTGATAACAAACCCAAAGAATTAATAGAGGCAGTTGCTTCAAAAGATGGATTATACCATTTGAATGGAACACTTTCGAGGGCAACTACTAGAGAAATAGACGGTGATTCATTACAATcatctgatgaagaaaagaatgaacAAGCCTCCGAGAGTACATCCCCTTATACATTACTTAcatataaacaaaaatggGGGATGGTTGCACTTTTAACGATGTGTGGTTTTTGGTCATCCTTAGGTTCACCAATTTATTATCCTGCTTTAAGACAACTAGAAAAGCAATTCGGTTTGGATGAAAACAAAGTCAATGTCACCGTTGTCGtatatttgttgtttcaaGGTATTGCCCCAACAATTAGTGGTGGGTTAGCTGATGTGTTCGGCCGTAGACCCGTCATTCTAATAGGTATGCTGATATATGTTGTTGCTTCCATTGGTCTAGCTTGTGCTCCATCATATGGTGTTATTGTATTTCTAAGAATTATCCAAAGTATTGGTATTTCTCCTACCATTGCTATTAGTTCAGGTGTCGTTGGTGATTTCACATTGAAGCACGAAAGAGGTACTTTCGTCGGGGCTACTTCAGGATTGGTGTTGTTAGGTCAATGTTTTGGAAGTTTAATCGGTGCTGTGTTAGCAGCTGCTTGGAATTGGAGAGCAATTTTCTGGTTTTTGACCATCGGATGTGGTACCTCGTTTATAATTGCATTCCTCTTACTACCTGAAACCAAGAGGACACTTGTCGGAAACTTGTCTATCAGGCCAAAGAATCCATTTAATTTTGCTCCAGTTTTATTACTTAAACCAGTACAGAAAATGTTTAAGCTGAATGATCCTGATTATGACAGTGTAGATCCAAATAAACCCAGATTTGATTTAACTTCTGCACTTAAGATTTGTGCCCAACCAGAAAtcttattatcattgttcCCTGGTGGGCTTCAATTTGCTCTTTGGACCGTTATGCTTTCGTCAATTTCTTCCACTTTGAGTGTGGCTCCATATAATTATAGATTAACCATCATCGGTGTTTGTTATTTACCAGGTGGTGTTGGTGGGTTACTTGGTTCCATGTTAACTGGTAGATTTATCGATTTCTTATACAAGAGAGCCAGAAGTGAttatgaaagaaagaaggCTTCAGGTGAACTTCCGGAAGATGCTGTATTTAATACTTTTCAAGTCCGTTTAAGAGCTATCCTACctcaaaatttcattgcagtcatttcattcttattatttggatgGAGTGCTGATAAAGGTTGGAAAATTCCAGCCATGTTGATTACTTCCTGCGTTAGCTCCTTCTGTGCCATGAGTACCTTGTCATCATCAACTACTTTATTGGTTGATTTGTATCCCAAGAAGGCGTCTACAGCTAGTAGTTGTTTTAACTTTATCAGATGTAGTTTAAGTTCGATCTTTATGGGTTGCTTTGCCAAGATGAAGCATTCAATGACAGTAGGTGGTACTTTCACTTTCATGGTTGGTTTAATATTTGTCGGTAACTTCCTCATGTTTATTCCAATGAAATATGGTATGCAATGGAGGCTAGAGAGAGAAGCAAAAGACTTGGCAAGAGAGCAAGCAAAACATGATGAAAAAGAAGCCAGTCTGAATAAAAATACAcaacaagagaagaaaaagaagagatttttcttcttttaa
- the MTQ1 gene encoding S-adenosylmethionine-dependent methyltransferase (ancestral locus Anc_2.245): protein MPRLCPRIVRSAAREHILLPLLLPECRTVEQARQELQWIQNELPTKRSVVRACIARSRHVPLQYILGTQPFGLLNICCKPKVLIPRWETEEWAMDLIRGIIRAAMQTKKPILTIWDLCTGSGCIALLLRKELSQQGIDLEVTAVDVSPAAIQLTRENSKKLKIPIRILKSDILSDQLHLHTRSDQQIDILVSNPPYIKKSDFNKEVAISVKLFEPRLALVADLDFYENLIDQWLLKNGNVESFVYELGSLVQFNYVKYRIKSHPLLKTYWNVGLKFDSNGKPRCVYGFKTSNSFCKEIFKNFGSLIYRSTISK from the coding sequence ATGCCTAGGTTGTGCCCCAGAATAGTCAGAAGTGCTGCTAGGGAACATATTTTACTGCCGTTGCTACTTCCAGAATGTCGGACCGTTGAACAGGCAAGACAAGAACTTCAATGGATTCAGAACGAGTTACCAACGAAGAGATCTGTTGTGAGAGCATGTATTGCTCGATCAAGACACGTACCTTTGCAGTATATACTTGGTACACAGCCGTTTGGATTgttaaatatttgttgtAAACCGAAGGTGCTGATTCCTAGATGGGAGACGGAAGAATGGGCAATGGATTTGATAAGGGGTATTATAAGGGCTGCCATGCAAACCAAGAAGCCGATATTGACCATTTGGGATTTGTGTACGGGTAGCGGATGTATTGCATTGTTACTTAGAAAGGAATTGAGTCAACAGGGTATCGACTTGGAGGTTACTGCCGTAGATGTATCTCCTGCTGCTATTCAGCTAACCAGGGAAAACAGtaagaagttgaagataCCAATCCGAATATTGAAATCTGATATTTTGAGTGATCAACTACATTTGCACACTAGGTCAGACCAACAAATTGATATATTAGTTTCTAATCCACCATATATCAAGAAAAGTgatttcaacaaagaagTGGCAATATCGGTAAAATTATTCGAACCAAGATTGGCACTGGTGGCAGATCTAGATTTCTATGAAAACTTGATAGACCAATGGTTACTTAAAAATGGTAATGTTGAGTCTTTTGTTTATGAACTTGGATCTCTTGTACAATTTAATTACGTCAAATATCGAATAAAGTCACATCCTCTTTTGAAAACTTACTGGAATGTTGGATTAAAATTTGATTCTAATGGAAAACCACGTTGTGTATATGGGTTCAAGACATCGAATTCGTTTtgcaaagaaatttttaaaaactTTGGTAGTCTAATATACAGGTCTactatttcaaaataa
- the NCAS0G02960 gene encoding TDT family transporter (ancestral locus Anc_8.569), whose product MLSLSFDPHRVIRHFEPYLFVMVMGTGISADILYSFPYPAQWLKICSYIMFAIASLLFIFLQIFCIIHLIWYIKKKSFKEYYDFYFRNMSHNVFWGTYPMGIITLLNYLHNLAENELSHTAHSRRIMIFVYAIWWYDLFISLLIAWGITFLIWQSYYSKNDNDNTEDLLLTTASTNLKSVLILAVVPLVVAASSAGLFTMKDLFARTFNRNIQLLTLVITALLWLHALIFVFILITIYFWSLYVNKLPAMSQVFTLFLVLGPLGQGSFGILLLTDNIKVYVEKYYPQPTGQNLQQAILLTAIPWSFKIIGLSLALALQSMGYFFTIICFVSICSYCTTEIQDDDTGKKSRIYSFHKGFWAVTFPMGTMSLGSTEIHVQYEQFVPLSAFRVIGTIYAAVCILWTILCLLGTTYLYIWPPIQRYRHRKLLKGDCDIDSESILPTTNKNELPSTTNSTSMQTRFESH is encoded by the coding sequence ATGTTGTCACTTTCCTTTGACCCACATAGGGTCATCAGACATTTTGAACCCTATCTATTTGTCATGGTTATGGGGACAGGTATTTCAGCAGATATACTATATTCGTTCCCATATCCTGCTCAATGGTTGAAGATTTGCTCATACATCATGTTTGCTATTGCATCATTGCTGTTTATTTTCCTGCAAATATTTTGTATAATACATCTGATTTGGTatatcaagaagaaatctttcaaagaataCTATGATTTTTATTTCAGAAATATGTCGCATAATGTCTTTTGGGGAACTTATCCCATGGGCATAATCACATTGTTGAATTATCTACATAACCTAGCTGAAAATGAACTGAGCCATACAGCTCATTCCAGaagaataatgatatttgtGTATGCAATTTGGTGGTATGATCTCTTTATCTCTCTTCTCATTGCATGGGGTATTACGTTCTTAATATGGCAAAGCTACtattccaaaaatgataatgataataccGAAGATCTACTACTAACGACGGCTTCCacgaatttgaaaagtGTTTTAATCTTAGCTGTTGTACCCCTAGTTGTGGCTGCCTCAAGTGCCGGCTTATTTACCatgaaagatttatttGCAAGAACATTCAATAGAAATATCCAACTGCTGACACTCGTGATCACAGCTCTTCTGTGGCTTCATGCCCTCATATTTGTTTTCATCCTAATAACCATCTATTTCTGGAGTTTATATGTTAATAAATTACCTGCAATGTCTCAGGTATTTACATTATTCTTAGTCCTGGGACCATTGGGACAAGGCAGTTTTGGTATCCTTTTATTAACAGATAATATAAAGGTCTATGtggaaaaatattatccaCAACCAACGGGACAGAATTTGCAACAAGCTATTCTACTGACTGCTATCCCCTGGTCCTTCAAAATTATAGGGCTATCATTGGCATTGGCTTTACAATCCATGGGATACTTTTTCACTATCATATGTTTCGTATCAATATGTTCATATTGTACGACAGAGATTCAAGATGATGATACAGGTAAAAAAAGTAGAATATATTCCTTCCATAAGGGTTTCTGGGCAGTAACTTTCCCCATGGGGACCATGTCTCTTGGTAGTACTGAAATTCACGTTCAATACGAGCAATTTGTCCCACTTTCTGCATTCAGAGTCATTGGTACGATTTACGCTGCCGTGTGTATCTTATGGACCATATTATGTCTCCTAGGGACGACATATCTGTATATTTGGCCTCCAATACAAAGATATCGCCATCGTAAGCTTCTAAAGGGAGACTGCGACATTGATTCAGAGTCAATATTACCAACAACTAACAAGAACGAATTACCTAGTACAACCAATTCGACTTCAATGCAAACCAGGTTTGAGTCTCATTAA
- the NCAS0G02980 gene encoding uncharacterized protein (ancestral locus Anc_2.240) — protein sequence MSDERNERLQMPSEEARSLPPEPKNGLGIKPPVVKINQVDKHSDPIKSLRSNILQSLDVGPETVEQMNLIEKDSFDKYLTLLLEKERYKVEHLKEANLNKLNMIIDKCISSDKFSVLTIEKILTFITPSPENENVIPKSASSILSNMRTKRGNSMSPKGHHKSFSDVPLLPVPNASPQPTQFSHNQQMPMIPSTMGGPPHYNSSQNMYMNQQTDYYSERNMNAPYMGQYQNNQPQFQNFSQTGQTMIPSYPMNPQMQSQGSSHELHQQYQSKLYNQEGRNLAPPHFVNASNKRMQGHRRTRSATVLPPNSKRSFGRSPGTIIQGTPRKPVSFLIHTPKHPPPT from the coding sequence ATGTCTGATGAACGTAATGAAAGGCTACAAATGCCATCTGAGGAAGCTCGAAGTCTGCCGCCGGAACCCAAGAATGGCCTGGGCATAAAACCTCCAGTGGTCAAGATAAACCAGGTGGACAAGCATAGTGATCCAATTAAGTCGCTACGAAGTAACATACTACAAAGTTTGGATGTCGGACCAGAAACTGTGGAACAAATGAATCTAATAGAAAAGgattcatttgataaataCCTAACGCTATTACTGGAAAAGGAACGCTATAAAGTGgaacatttgaaagaagCAAATctgaataaattgaatatgatTATTGACAAATGCATATCGTCTGATAAATTTTCTGTCTTGACCATCGAGAAGATCCTAACATTTATTACTCCTTCTCCAGAAAACGAGAATGTAATACCCAAATCGGCATCTTCGATACTATCAAACATGAGGACGAAAAGAGGGAATTCGATGAGTCCTAAAGGTCATCATAAGTCATTTTCCGATGTTCCATTACTTCCGGTACCCAATGCTTCACCTCAACCAACACAATTCTCACATAATCAACAGATGCCAATGATTCCGTCTACTATGGGAGGTCCGCCTCATTATAATTCTAGTCAAAACATGTACATGAATCAACAAACAGATTACTACAGCGAAAGAAACATGAACGCCCCATATATGGGACAGtatcaaaataatcaaccgcaatttcaaaattttagTCAGACTGGTCAGACGATGATACCGAGCTACCCGATGAATCCACAGATGCAGAGTCAAGGATCATCACATGAATTGCATCAGCAGTACCAATCAAAACTATACAACCAGGAGGGACGAAATTTAGCACCTCCTCATTTTGTTAATGCATCTAACAAAAGAATGCAAGGACATAGAAGGACAAGAAGTGCTACTGTCTTACCACCAAATTCGAAACGTAGTTTTGGGAGGTCGCCTGGTACTATAATTCAAGGGACACCTCGAAAACCTGTCAGTTTTTTGATTCATACACCAAAGCATCCACCACCAACTTGA